AAATGAAGGACCTTACGGTGCAAAAGGAATGGGAGAAGTTGGATTAAATCCAATGGCTCCAGCCATATCTAATGCTATTTTCGATGCGGTAGGTATTAGACTTCAAATCTTACCCATGAAAAAAGAAAAGGTATTGTCTGCGTTGAAGGGATAACTGAGATATGCTATAATAAAGCAAATTTATGAGTAAAGGAACGAAGCGTATGATTGGTGGAAAAATAAGAGAGAAAAGAAAAGAGGTTGGACTTAGCCTAAAAGAATTGGCTAATAAAACAGACTTAACACCAGGATTTTTAAGTCAGATAGAAAGAGATTTGGCAGAGCCTTCAATTACTTCATTAAGAAAGCTTTCAGAGGCATTAGGTGTAGCGGTTTTCTATTTTTTAATGGATGATATACACAAAAATCCCGTGGTGAAAAAAGGAGAAGGCAAAATTCTTAACTTTAGAAATTCTCATGTTAACTACGAATTATTATCTCCTGACTTAAATAGACAGATGGAAATGTTTAGGGCAGAATTAGAACCAGGAGCGATGACTTGTGAAGAACCCCTTAGTCATCCAGGTGAAGAGGTTACCCATGTTATACAAGGAAAAATGTTAATTACAATTGGTGAAGAAGAATATACCCTAGATGAAGGGGACACCATATATTATTATTGTAGTCTGCCACATAAAATTATCAGTATCGGTGAAAAAAATCTCATTTTTATATCTACAATCACACCGCCAGAATTTTAAAGAAATGTTAATGGGCTCAAGAAGTTTGGAGTGATGATTATGATCCAAAAAGTGTCAATAGAAAATGCAGTGGGTATGGTTTTAGCCCATGATTTAACTAAAATCATACCGAAAGAATACAAAGGCGCTCCTTTTAAAAAAGGATATATCATAAAA
The genomic region above belongs to Natranaerovirga hydrolytica and contains:
- a CDS encoding helix-turn-helix domain-containing protein, which translates into the protein MIGGKIREKRKEVGLSLKELANKTDLTPGFLSQIERDLAEPSITSLRKLSEALGVAVFYFLMDDIHKNPVVKKGEGKILNFRNSHVNYELLSPDLNRQMEMFRAELEPGAMTCEEPLSHPGEEVTHVIQGKMLITIGEEEYTLDEGDTIYYYCSLPHKIISIGEKNLIFISTITPPEF